A region of Hydrogenimonas cancrithermarum DNA encodes the following proteins:
- a CDS encoding biotin synthase, protein MSKKVFLCAISNISSGHCLEDCKFCTQSVKYGAKIERFYHKPIDTIVEEAKLAKARQAIGFCLVTAGKGIDEKTLRFVCEAAEAVKKEVEDLNLIACNGTANTEQLRTLKDHGIDSYNHNLETSERFYPQICTTHGWKERFETCENVKKVGLKLCTGGIFGLGESMDDRLSMLESIASLDPESVPINFYHPNVALPLEGRTLPMEEALKMIETARRMLGDRRIMVAGGREITFGDEDYRIFEAGANAIVIGNYLTTQGKDPMRDHAMLQKHGYEIAASCNDK, encoded by the coding sequence ATGTCTAAAAAAGTATTTTTGTGCGCCATCAGCAACATCTCCAGCGGCCACTGCCTCGAAGATTGCAAATTTTGCACCCAGAGCGTCAAGTACGGTGCGAAAATCGAGCGCTTCTACCACAAACCGATCGATACGATCGTCGAAGAGGCGAAGCTGGCCAAAGCACGCCAGGCGATCGGGTTTTGTCTCGTCACCGCCGGCAAAGGGATCGACGAAAAGACGTTGCGCTTTGTCTGCGAAGCGGCAGAAGCGGTCAAAAAAGAGGTCGAAGATCTCAATCTCATCGCCTGCAACGGCACGGCGAACACCGAACAGCTTCGCACCCTGAAAGATCACGGCATCGACAGCTACAACCACAATCTCGAGACGTCGGAGCGGTTCTATCCGCAGATCTGCACGACCCACGGATGGAAAGAGCGCTTTGAAACGTGTGAAAACGTCAAGAAGGTGGGGCTCAAACTCTGTACCGGCGGTATTTTCGGCCTGGGCGAAAGCATGGATGACCGCCTGTCGATGCTCGAGTCGATCGCTTCACTCGATCCGGAGTCGGTTCCGATCAACTTCTACCACCCAAACGTCGCGCTGCCGCTCGAAGGGAGGACCCTTCCGATGGAGGAAGCGCTCAAAATGATCGAAACGGCCCGCAGGATGCTGGGCGATCGCCGCATCATGGTGGCCGGCGGTCGTGAAATCACTTTCGGCGACGAAGATTACAGAATCTTCGAAGCGGGTGCCAACGCCATCGTCATCGGAAACTACCTCACCACGCAAGGAAAAGACCCGATGCGCGACCACGCCATGCTTCAAAAGCACGGCTACGAGATAGCAGCAAGTTGCAATGACAAGTGA
- a CDS encoding menaquinone biosynthesis family protein produces MYYAVKFGWVSTPAPFENIALDIETLNEAAIAGTYDVTAISFALYPKIRDDFALLRTAVSFGEGYGPKLIKPKGKRLRRNFKVALSGRHTTNAMLFRIAYPEARIVYKNFLEIEKAVLEGEVDAGVLIHESILDFDESLEVEREIWDIWQELAGKTLPLPLGGMALRRSIPLTRAIAVEKALIKAVDVANTHRGLLAKMLLERDLVRIDAPTLDRYLDLYANDKSVTMDETQLEALDRLFRIGYDHGFYECPIHAEDFMIPHEYLEARNS; encoded by the coding sequence ATGTACTACGCTGTCAAGTTCGGATGGGTTTCGACACCGGCACCGTTCGAAAATATCGCACTCGACATCGAAACACTCAACGAAGCGGCGATCGCGGGCACCTACGACGTCACGGCGATCAGCTTCGCGCTCTACCCGAAAATCCGTGACGACTTCGCGCTCCTTCGCACCGCCGTGAGTTTCGGCGAGGGGTACGGCCCAAAGCTCATCAAACCCAAAGGGAAACGACTGCGCCGAAACTTCAAAGTGGCACTCAGCGGCCGCCACACGACCAATGCGATGCTCTTTCGCATCGCCTACCCCGAAGCGCGTATCGTCTACAAAAACTTTCTGGAGATCGAAAAGGCGGTACTCGAGGGTGAAGTGGACGCCGGCGTACTGATCCACGAAAGTATCCTCGATTTCGACGAAAGCCTCGAAGTGGAACGCGAAATCTGGGATATCTGGCAGGAACTCGCAGGCAAAACGCTGCCGCTGCCGCTCGGGGGCATGGCTCTGCGCCGCTCCATTCCGCTGACGCGTGCCATCGCCGTCGAAAAGGCACTGATCAAAGCGGTCGACGTCGCCAACACCCACCGCGGCCTTCTGGCGAAAATGCTTCTGGAACGCGATCTCGTACGCATCGACGCCCCCACGCTCGACAGATACCTCGACCTCTACGCCAACGACAAATCGGTGACGATGGACGAAACCCAGCTCGAAGCCCTCGACCGCCTCTTTCGGATCGGCTACGACCACGGATTCTACGAATGCCCGATCCACGCCGAAGATTTCATGATTCCGCATGAATATTTGGAAGCGAGAAACTCATGA
- a CDS encoding SpoIIAA family protein, with product MQIKTHGIHIELMQVDDSAYVEFKLIGKLTHEDYETFVPFIESAVRNLPPKRLNILIDMTHFEGWTLEAAWDDFRFGLELRKDINKMAVVGDKTWEALFAKMADWLIAGKAKFFHSAEEARTWLMQS from the coding sequence ATGCAGATCAAAACCCACGGAATTCACATCGAACTGATGCAGGTCGACGATAGCGCCTATGTCGAGTTCAAACTTATCGGAAAACTGACACATGAAGATTACGAGACCTTTGTGCCCTTTATCGAAAGTGCCGTCCGGAACCTTCCGCCAAAGCGTCTCAATATCCTCATCGATATGACCCATTTCGAAGGATGGACGCTCGAAGCGGCATGGGACGACTTCAGATTCGGACTCGAACTCCGGAAAGATATCAACAAAATGGCGGTTGTCGGCGATAAAACATGGGAAGCGCTCTTCGCCAAAATGGCCGACTGGCTCATCGCAGGGAAAGCGAAATTTTTCCACTCTGCCGAGGAGGCGCGCACTTGGCTGATGCAGAGTTGA
- a CDS encoding shikimate kinase, translating into MATSSTCAENIVLIGFMGSGKSTVGRLLAQKSGRYFLDADALIESAQGRAIASIFNEEGEAYFRELERESARWMAECVRGSIISTGGGMPLVVERLHDIGVVVYLKLPFEKILERISPEERAKRPLFHDLAEAKRLFERREKIYEAQAQITVDADRPAGEIVEKIMSSDGTLRQGHHASKV; encoded by the coding sequence ATGGCTACCTCCTCGACGTGCGCTGAAAATATCGTTCTCATCGGATTTATGGGTTCGGGAAAGAGCACGGTGGGGCGTTTGCTGGCCCAAAAGAGCGGCCGCTACTTCCTCGATGCCGACGCTCTTATCGAGTCGGCACAGGGGCGGGCCATCGCATCGATTTTCAATGAGGAAGGGGAGGCTTATTTCAGGGAACTCGAGCGAGAGAGTGCACGCTGGATGGCCGAATGTGTACGGGGAAGCATCATCTCCACCGGCGGCGGTATGCCGCTTGTCGTGGAGCGCTTACACGATATCGGCGTCGTCGTCTATCTGAAACTGCCCTTCGAGAAGATTCTGGAACGCATATCTCCCGAAGAACGGGCGAAACGCCCTCTGTTTCATGATCTCGCAGAGGCGAAGAGGCTTTTTGAAAGACGTGAGAAGATCTACGAAGCGCAGGCTCAGATTACCGTCGACGCCGACCGTCCGGCCGGTGAGATCGTGGAGAAGATCATGTCGTCAGACGGCACTCTTCGTCAGGGGCATCACGCGTCAAAAGTTTGA
- a CDS encoding cation:proton antiporter: MTSDVIIIVTLSLLIWVAPFIAKLIKLPTTPVEIMLGSAAGAIGLFGHGHNELFDLVAEFGFLYLMFVAGLEVNVKKLLKTDTKILKTGFVYLGILYALSTLIAYQLGMSFVFMVIFPLISVGLIAALSKEYGKERPWIKLSLTIGILGELVSIIVLTLASAGIQYGVGLEFFTKITTLALFIGALALLYYLLHLLFWWYPEIRNVMMPYFDTKEQDIRLSMATLFIMLAIMIYLGLETAFGAFIAGVFIATFFSHKEDLETKLSSFGFGFLIPIFFIHVGSSLPIAALEKEGLILLAFIIAGIMLFVRLLASFAFIRYCGVKNSVLIGLSHAMPLTLLIAVATLAYHAKSIDQFNYEAFVLASLLEVIIAMVGIKLLTRDAPDEECRLTT; the protein is encoded by the coding sequence ATGACAAGTGACGTCATCATCATCGTCACGCTCTCTCTGCTCATCTGGGTGGCGCCGTTCATCGCGAAACTGATCAAACTTCCGACCACCCCCGTCGAAATCATGCTCGGCTCCGCCGCCGGGGCGATCGGCCTTTTCGGGCACGGCCACAACGAGCTCTTCGATCTGGTCGCGGAGTTCGGCTTTCTCTATCTGATGTTCGTCGCGGGACTCGAGGTCAACGTCAAAAAACTGCTCAAAACCGATACGAAGATCCTCAAGACCGGATTCGTCTATCTTGGCATTCTCTATGCCCTCTCGACGCTCATCGCCTACCAGCTCGGCATGAGTTTCGTCTTCATGGTGATCTTCCCACTCATTTCGGTCGGGCTCATCGCCGCACTCTCCAAAGAGTACGGCAAAGAGAGGCCTTGGATCAAACTCTCGCTCACCATCGGCATCCTCGGCGAGCTGGTCAGTATCATCGTCCTCACACTCGCGAGTGCTGGGATTCAGTACGGCGTCGGCCTGGAGTTTTTCACGAAAATCACGACGCTCGCGCTTTTTATCGGAGCGTTGGCGCTTCTGTACTACCTGCTGCACCTGCTATTTTGGTGGTATCCCGAGATCCGAAACGTCATGATGCCCTACTTCGACACCAAGGAGCAGGATATCCGTCTCAGTATGGCGACGCTCTTCATCATGCTCGCCATCATGATCTACCTGGGGCTCGAGACGGCGTTCGGTGCCTTCATCGCAGGCGTTTTCATCGCCACGTTCTTTTCGCACAAAGAGGATCTGGAGACCAAACTGTCGAGTTTCGGCTTCGGCTTTTTGATCCCGATCTTCTTCATTCATGTCGGAAGCTCTCTTCCGATTGCCGCACTGGAAAAAGAGGGGCTCATTCTGTTGGCTTTCATCATCGCCGGCATCATGCTTTTCGTGCGGCTGCTGGCCTCCTTCGCGTTCATCCGTTACTGTGGTGTCAAAAATTCGGTCCTTATCGGGCTTTCTCACGCCATGCCGCTGACGCTGCTCATCGCCGTGGCGACGTTGGCATATCACGCCAAAAGTATCGATCAGTTCAACTATGAAGCGTTCGTTCTGGCGAGTCTTCTGGAGGTGATCATCGCGATGGTGGGCATCAAACTTTTGACGCGTGATGCCCCTGACGAAGAGTGCCGTCTGACGACATGA
- a CDS encoding YeeE/YedE thiosulfate transporter family protein: MPRKISWFTGGILMALLILFTFSIWGADRPIGASTYVPYFASIIFGLDPEQYEYVAEVEKAGAWEGVMLIGAFLGGLFMSIFVTKTFRFSVLPALWKERKNHSVASRLFWSFTAGFIMIVGARLAGGCTSGHFLSGASQIAVSGLIFGGITMATVIITGRLFYKRKGA; this comes from the coding sequence ATGCCACGGAAAATATCCTGGTTTACAGGCGGCATTTTGATGGCGCTGCTGATTCTCTTTACCTTTTCGATCTGGGGCGCCGACCGACCAATCGGTGCTTCGACCTACGTTCCCTACTTTGCAAGCATCATCTTCGGACTTGATCCCGAGCAGTATGAGTATGTTGCGGAAGTGGAAAAAGCGGGGGCATGGGAAGGTGTCATGCTCATCGGTGCCTTTCTCGGTGGTCTCTTCATGTCGATTTTCGTCACCAAAACCTTCCGGTTCAGCGTCCTCCCGGCGCTGTGGAAAGAGCGTAAAAACCATTCGGTCGCGTCCCGTCTTTTCTGGAGTTTCACCGCCGGCTTCATCATGATCGTCGGTGCGCGCCTGGCGGGTGGATGCACCAGCGGTCACTTTCTCTCCGGTGCCAGCCAGATCGCCGTAAGCGGTCTGATCTTCGGCGGTATCACGATGGCGACGGTGATCATCACCGGCCGGCTCTTCTATAAAAGAAAGGGAGCGTGA
- a CDS encoding UDP-N-acetylmuramate dehydrogenase — protein sequence MRKRQIDFSKFSSIKIGPTVDVAVLEKGDNPPEDHTLVGHANNLLVGPTPPPLMMLGKDFDYLRIEGERLIIGAATPTGKILSFCKKHDIGGFEYVAKLPGTLGGMLAMNAGVKSHETFDTLVEISTNEGTFPKTAIAHGYRFAKLPGVAYEASFLFKKGFDTALAEELLRLRNNQPKEPSAGSAFKNPPGDYAGRLIEAAGLKGYRIGNMAWSGMHANFLVNLGGGTFDEAMELITLAQSRVASIFGITLELELKIINNSH from the coding sequence TTGAGAAAACGGCAGATCGACTTCTCGAAATTCTCAAGCATCAAGATCGGTCCAACCGTCGATGTCGCCGTCCTTGAAAAAGGGGACAACCCACCCGAAGACCACACCCTTGTCGGTCATGCCAACAACCTCCTGGTGGGCCCGACCCCACCCCCGCTGATGATGCTCGGAAAAGATTTCGACTACCTTCGAATCGAAGGTGAACGATTGATCATAGGTGCCGCCACGCCGACGGGGAAAATTCTCTCGTTTTGCAAAAAGCACGATATCGGGGGCTTCGAGTATGTCGCGAAACTTCCAGGCACACTGGGCGGAATGCTGGCGATGAACGCCGGGGTCAAATCGCATGAAACCTTCGACACTCTCGTGGAGATCTCGACAAACGAGGGAACGTTCCCAAAAACGGCGATAGCGCACGGTTACCGCTTCGCGAAGCTGCCGGGTGTCGCCTACGAAGCGTCGTTCCTCTTCAAAAAAGGGTTCGATACCGCACTGGCCGAGGAGCTGCTTCGGCTGAGGAACAATCAGCCGAAAGAGCCGAGTGCCGGAAGCGCTTTCAAAAATCCGCCGGGCGATTATGCCGGACGGCTCATCGAAGCGGCCGGCCTCAAAGGGTACCGCATCGGAAATATGGCCTGGAGCGGTATGCACGCCAACTTTCTCGTCAATCTCGGCGGCGGCACCTTCGACGAAGCGATGGAGTTGATAACACTCGCCCAAAGCCGTGTCGCCTCCATTTTCGGCATTACCCTCGAACTCGAACTCAAAATAATTAATAACTCTCATTAA
- the fliQ gene encoding flagellar biosynthesis protein FliQ: MEAQFIALGVETLKVALILSLPMLLAGLIAGLAISIFQATTQINEMTLSFIPKIIIVALVMIITMPWMMNTMIDFTTRLFDMIKDFAF; encoded by the coding sequence GTGGAAGCCCAATTCATCGCTCTCGGGGTCGAAACGCTCAAGGTCGCCCTTATTCTCTCACTGCCGATGTTGCTCGCAGGTCTCATCGCCGGACTGGCCATCAGCATTTTCCAGGCGACGACCCAGATCAACGAGATGACGCTCAGTTTCATTCCGAAAATCATCATCGTCGCACTCGTCATGATCATCACGATGCCGTGGATGATGAATACGATGATCGACTTCACGACCCGCCTCTTCGATATGATCAAGGATTTCGCCTTTTGA
- the eno gene encoding phosphopyruvate hydratase produces MVFIDDIRADEVMDSRGNPTVRATVRLSDGTSADAIVPSGASTGKREALELRDGGDRYMGKGVLTACENVNIKIADELIGLSPYNQSEVDAIMKEIDGTDNYGNLGANAVLGVSMAVARAAAKSLNMALYRYLGGANALVMPTPMLNIINGGSHADNSVDFQEYMIMPTGFDEFSEALRASAEVYHNLKKILHETGHSTALGDEGGFAPNLSSNEEPIQVIMQAIEKAGYKPGEQIAIALDVASSELVAEGGYRLESENRTLSSEELVEYYEELIAKYPIVSIEDGLSEDDWDGWKVLTERLGCKVQLVGDDLFVTNASILNEGISKGIANSILIKPNQIGSVSETMQTVRLAQRNGYTCVMSHRSGESEDSFIADFAVALNTGQIKTGSTARSERIAKYNRLLAIERELGYFEYLGREIFG; encoded by the coding sequence ATGGTTTTTATTGACGATATCAGAGCCGACGAGGTCATGGACAGTAGGGGGAACCCGACGGTACGCGCGACGGTGCGCCTGAGCGACGGAACAAGCGCCGATGCGATCGTTCCAAGTGGTGCGAGCACCGGAAAACGCGAAGCGCTCGAGCTGCGTGACGGAGGAGACCGCTATATGGGCAAAGGGGTGTTGACCGCGTGCGAAAACGTCAACATCAAAATCGCCGATGAACTGATCGGTCTCAGCCCGTACAATCAGAGCGAAGTCGATGCGATCATGAAAGAGATCGACGGGACCGACAATTACGGTAATCTCGGCGCCAATGCGGTACTGGGTGTTTCGATGGCGGTCGCGCGTGCGGCGGCAAAGAGCCTCAATATGGCGCTCTACCGCTACCTCGGTGGCGCCAATGCGCTGGTTATGCCGACGCCGATGCTCAACATCATCAATGGCGGAAGCCATGCCGACAACAGCGTCGACTTCCAGGAATACATGATCATGCCGACCGGTTTCGACGAGTTTTCCGAAGCGCTCCGTGCAAGTGCCGAGGTCTACCACAATCTCAAAAAGATCCTTCACGAGACAGGCCATAGCACTGCACTGGGTGACGAGGGCGGTTTCGCGCCGAACCTCTCCAGCAACGAGGAGCCGATCCAGGTGATCATGCAGGCGATCGAAAAGGCGGGCTACAAGCCGGGCGAGCAGATCGCGATCGCACTCGACGTCGCCAGTAGCGAGCTGGTCGCCGAAGGTGGTTACCGACTCGAGAGCGAAAACAGGACGCTCAGCAGCGAAGAGCTCGTCGAATATTACGAAGAGCTCATCGCGAAGTATCCGATCGTCAGCATCGAAGACGGTCTGAGCGAAGATGACTGGGACGGGTGGAAAGTGCTGACCGAGCGTCTGGGCTGCAAAGTTCAGCTCGTCGGTGACGATCTTTTCGTCACCAACGCTTCCATCCTGAATGAAGGGATCAGCAAAGGAATCGCCAACTCGATCCTGATCAAGCCGAACCAGATCGGTTCGGTTTCCGAAACGATGCAGACGGTCCGCCTCGCGCAGCGCAACGGCTACACCTGTGTCATGAGCCACCGAAGCGGGGAGAGTGAAGACAGTTTCATCGCCGATTTCGCCGTCGCGCTCAACACCGGCCAGATCAAAACCGGATCGACGGCGCGCAGCGAGCGTATCGCGAAGTACAACCGCCTTCTCGCCATCGAGCGTGAGCTCGGCTACTTCGAATACCTTGGCCGAGAGATCTTCGGATAA
- a CDS encoding YfcE family phosphodiesterase yields the protein MILGILSDTHKKVGRAKKAIDMLLENGAEYLIHAGDIGKEEVLAYMESTRVPYTAVLGNNDRKLVPLKERYHLFTEPHYFCIGDLNVKLMHHPWFLSPDADLIVFGHTHKFSLECRTAGQLFLNPGEVCARNKPVSEAVLLKVLKDAWEVTHCQRRIKETTWHYNKKICERVVEHV from the coding sequence ATGATTTTAGGGATCTTGTCCGACACGCATAAAAAAGTGGGCCGCGCCAAAAAAGCGATCGATATGCTTTTGGAAAACGGTGCGGAGTATCTCATCCATGCCGGCGACATCGGGAAAGAGGAGGTATTGGCCTATATGGAGAGCACACGCGTCCCCTACACGGCGGTACTGGGCAACAACGACCGCAAACTTGTCCCGTTGAAGGAGCGCTACCACCTCTTTACGGAGCCGCACTACTTCTGCATCGGCGACTTGAACGTCAAACTGATGCACCACCCCTGGTTCCTGAGCCCCGATGCCGATCTGATCGTCTTCGGCCACACCCACAAGTTTTCTCTGGAGTGCCGTACGGCAGGCCAGCTTTTTCTCAACCCGGGTGAAGTGTGTGCCCGAAACAAGCCGGTCAGCGAAGCGGTGCTTCTCAAGGTTCTCAAAGATGCATGGGAAGTGACCCACTGCCAAAGACGCATCAAAGAAACAACTTGGCACTATAACAAAAAAATATGTGAAAGAGTCGTCGAACATGTCTAA
- a CDS encoding YeeE/YedE thiosulfate transporter family protein: MIDRFVHMFEIVAQEGHGNVWLVLFIGFVFGAIIQWSRVDKFEKIAGFAMLEDMTVPKLLFFAIGLASIGLYFMIEAGYAHYHVKPIMLGGIVIGAVLFGIAMAIFGKCPGTGPISVAEGRIDVLVGAIGGIFGGLFFTMAYPWLKQIMGPDYGELTLPELFHGHESTVVLLYGIALIAVAFLIPNIEYLDPEDHEEKAEI; this comes from the coding sequence ATGATCGATCGATTTGTCCATATGTTCGAAATCGTCGCACAGGAGGGGCACGGCAATGTCTGGCTGGTCCTTTTCATCGGCTTCGTCTTCGGCGCGATCATCCAGTGGTCGCGTGTCGACAAGTTCGAAAAGATCGCCGGATTTGCGATGCTCGAGGATATGACGGTGCCGAAACTTCTCTTTTTCGCCATCGGCTTGGCGAGTATCGGTCTCTATTTCATGATAGAAGCGGGATACGCCCACTACCATGTCAAACCGATCATGCTCGGGGGTATCGTTATCGGCGCCGTTCTTTTCGGTATCGCGATGGCGATTTTCGGAAAGTGCCCCGGAACCGGCCCCATCTCGGTGGCGGAAGGGCGCATCGACGTTCTCGTGGGAGCGATCGGCGGAATATTCGGCGGCCTCTTTTTCACGATGGCGTACCCATGGCTCAAACAGATCATGGGCCCGGACTACGGCGAACTGACCCTCCCCGAACTTTTCCACGGGCATGAATCGACGGTCGTGCTTCTTTATGGCATTGCCCTCATCGCTGTCGCTTTTCTGATTCCCAACATCGAGTATCTCGATCCGGAAGATCACGAAGAGAAAGCGGAAATTTAA
- the tpx gene encoding thiol peroxidase — MATTKLKGNEVKLAGNEVNVGDKAPEVTVVNAEGLADKKVGGAQDKVQLLVVVPSLDTPVCAAETRKFNEKAAEIEGVDTTVISMDLPFAAGRFCSAEGIENLTVASDFRNKDFANAYGVLIAEGPLAGVTARAIFVVDKDGTIVYKQLVPEITEEPEYEEALEAAKAAASK, encoded by the coding sequence ATGGCAACTACTAAGCTCAAAGGTAACGAAGTCAAACTGGCTGGTAACGAAGTAAACGTTGGAGACAAAGCTCCGGAAGTAACCGTTGTAAACGCGGAAGGTCTTGCAGACAAAAAAGTCGGCGGTGCACAGGACAAAGTTCAACTTCTCGTTGTCGTTCCTTCGCTCGATACGCCGGTATGTGCGGCTGAAACACGCAAATTCAACGAGAAAGCTGCTGAAATCGAAGGTGTCGATACGACTGTTATCTCTATGGACCTTCCGTTCGCTGCAGGACGTTTCTGCTCTGCTGAAGGTATCGAAAACCTGACGGTCGCTTCTGACTTCCGTAACAAAGATTTCGCGAACGCTTACGGCGTACTTATCGCTGAAGGCCCGCTTGCAGGCGTAACTGCACGTGCGATCTTCGTTGTCGACAAAGACGGTACGATCGTCTATAAGCAACTGGTTCCTGAAATTACAGAAGAGCCGGAATACGAAGAAGCACTCGAAGCTGCAAAAGCCGCTGCGAGCAAGTAA
- a CDS encoding AMIN domain-containing protein — protein sequence MRSLFILCLGILSLFARENPFKPVIDSTVLPVTSNQVKKVPPFETVKVKLPRDARILTSVAFYYQSIDGSIKKEIVAVDRSIDWHKPIVVVQEGGSARGTPKVSSRKPQTKRTHKKIEPSSTYRPLPFLSLEVAEKRIHIITKDRKIRSFHLTHPFKVAIDFKREAGFLTKHIPLKTPPFRAMDIGNHNGYYRVVVTFDAPYRYSIEKTDDGYLLDVR from the coding sequence ATGAGAAGTCTTTTCATACTTTGTCTGGGAATATTGTCGCTCTTTGCAAGGGAAAACCCGTTCAAACCTGTTATCGACAGTACGGTACTTCCGGTCACCTCCAATCAGGTGAAGAAAGTCCCCCCGTTTGAAACGGTCAAAGTGAAGCTTCCACGTGACGCGAGGATTTTGACATCGGTCGCCTTCTATTACCAATCCATCGACGGATCGATCAAGAAAGAGATCGTCGCGGTCGACCGGTCGATCGATTGGCATAAACCGATTGTGGTGGTGCAGGAGGGTGGGAGCGCTCGGGGAACACCGAAAGTCTCGAGTCGAAAGCCCCAAACGAAGAGAACCCACAAAAAAATCGAGCCCTCATCGACGTACCGCCCTTTGCCGTTTCTTTCGCTCGAAGTTGCCGAAAAGCGGATTCATATCATTACCAAAGACAGGAAAATCCGCTCCTTTCACTTGACGCATCCATTTAAAGTCGCCATCGACTTCAAGAGAGAAGCGGGCTTTCTCACCAAACATATTCCACTGAAGACTCCACCGTTTCGCGCGATGGACATCGGCAACCACAACGGTTACTACCGTGTGGTGGTGACCTTCGACGCCCCTTACAGATACAGCATTGAAAAAACGGACGATGGCTACCTCCTCGACGTGCGCTGA
- the recA gene encoding recombinase RecA yields the protein MDIDPNKQKALDVAIKQIDKAFGKGALVRLGDKEIEPIEAISTGSLGLDMALGIGGVPRGRIIEIYGPESSGKTTLALQIISEAQKNNSICAFIDAEHALDVRYAKNLGVDVENLLVSQPDFGEQALDIVETIARSGAVDVIVVDSVAALTPKAEIEGDMGDTHVGLQARLMSQALRKLTGVLHKMETTVIFINQIRMKIGTMGYGSPETTTGGNALKFYASVRVDVRRIATLKQGENQIGNRVKAKVVKNKVAPPFRIAEFDIMFGEGISKEGEIIDYGVKLDIIDKSGSWFSYKETKLGQGRENAKQTLKENRELAEQIEEEIKQALGIGSKMLEMSEEEIKSAGEE from the coding sequence ATGGACATCGATCCGAATAAACAGAAAGCGTTGGACGTCGCGATCAAACAGATCGACAAGGCGTTCGGCAAAGGGGCGCTCGTTCGCCTCGGCGACAAGGAGATCGAACCGATCGAAGCGATCAGCACCGGTTCTCTGGGGCTCGATATGGCACTCGGTATCGGCGGCGTGCCGCGCGGGCGTATCATCGAAATCTACGGGCCGGAGAGTTCCGGTAAGACGACACTGGCGCTGCAGATTATCTCCGAGGCGCAGAAAAACAACAGTATATGTGCCTTCATAGACGCGGAACATGCGCTTGACGTGCGCTACGCGAAGAACTTGGGAGTCGATGTCGAAAACCTGTTGGTGAGCCAGCCCGACTTCGGGGAGCAGGCGCTCGATATCGTCGAGACGATCGCACGAAGCGGTGCGGTCGACGTCATCGTCGTCGACTCGGTCGCGGCGCTGACACCCAAGGCCGAGATCGAGGGTGACATGGGCGATACCCACGTCGGCTTGCAGGCACGTCTGATGAGCCAGGCGCTTCGAAAACTGACAGGCGTGCTCCACAAAATGGAGACGACGGTCATCTTCATCAACCAGATCCGTATGAAGATCGGTACGATGGGGTATGGAAGCCCGGAGACGACGACCGGCGGTAACGCCCTGAAGTTCTACGCTTCCGTTCGTGTCGACGTGCGCCGTATCGCGACGCTGAAACAGGGTGAAAACCAGATCGGAAACCGCGTCAAGGCCAAAGTGGTCAAAAACAAGGTGGCGCCTCCGTTCAGGATCGCCGAGTTCGACATCATGTTCGGCGAGGGGATCAGCAAAGAGGGCGAGATCATCGATTACGGTGTGAAACTCGACATTATCGATAAAAGCGGTTCGTGGTTCAGTTACAAAGAGACGAAGCTGGGCCAGGGACGCGAAAACGCCAAACAGACACTCAAAGAGAACCGGGAGCTTGCGGAACAGATCGAAGAGGAGATCAAGCAGGCGCTCGGTATCGGGAGCAAGATGCTCGAAATGAGCGAAGAAGAGATTAAATCAGCTGGAGAGGAGTAA